Proteins encoded in a region of the Enterococcus gilvus ATCC BAA-350 genome:
- the mprF gene encoding bifunctional lysylphosphatidylglycerol flippase/synthetase MprF — MEKLVEWFKTHLSKFKMIFLISVIIIVLFELSNIAKTISFDQLSTIFSNISIWNILLMAVIGLVSVTPMIGYDFTLNNILEQKPKKLYIFETSWLVNTLNNIAGFGGFVSAGLRSEFYGKQTSGKKVVQALSKILVFTMSGLSIYALISFFLVMFDDHNQYLRQYWIWLIGGGLYFPIVFCLSIFGKGEYLGDLKSSHRLELIGTSFLEWTGVLISFLSTGFLMGIQVSIRDVVPLFIAATVIGIASMIPGELGSFDLMMIIGLSALGTPRETVVAWLLLFRLFYYLVPFAIGLILFFKNLGTTINTRYKGIPVGLLRELAHKLESFLLYFTGIMLVLSATIPEAFIRLPFLQKLNPIHSRVIVVFPAILLGFLLIVSGRGISARVKRAYFPTIIIVTLTFLYSLLAGFRFSTGFFLALVLLVVIFSKNELFREQLVYSAEWMTIDGLIMGGLTFLYIIIGVYNSPKIHHRHRLPEFFLFPSEQIWVVGFVAILIVAFIILLLIRFLKNKRTQIGEPLDEARVQHILETYGGNPDSQLVFLKDKKVFYYNDGEEDTVFFQLSTFNNKILVMGDPSGKNEDFVAATEALINEVDRFNYLPVFYENSEEMVMILHEFGYDFIKFGERAHVHLPDFTLSGKKMKGQRSGFNKVLKEGYQFDVLTPPFSDETMKTLRAISDEWLNGRKEKGFSLGFFSEDYLQRAPIAVIKNSDKEIVAFANFMPTYTDSIGTIDLMRHSPEKAPGGTMDFLFINLFQYMRDEMGIEYFDLGMAPLANVGTSRKSFTQERIAYLVYNFGSRFYSFGGLKEYKDKYANEWIPEYVLYSRDSWIGYVMIALLITDNAPVQEDKKYRGFRRFTFRD; from the coding sequence GTGGAAAAGTTAGTAGAATGGTTTAAAACACATTTAAGTAAATTTAAAATGATCTTTTTAATTTCAGTTATTATTATTGTCCTATTCGAATTATCAAATATCGCAAAAACAATTTCGTTTGACCAGCTCTCAACCATTTTCAGCAATATCAGTATATGGAATATTCTATTAATGGCTGTGATCGGGCTTGTCTCTGTGACACCCATGATCGGTTACGATTTTACTTTGAATAACATTTTGGAGCAGAAGCCGAAAAAGCTGTACATTTTTGAAACCAGTTGGCTCGTCAACACATTAAATAACATCGCGGGATTTGGTGGATTCGTTAGCGCGGGTCTTCGTTCAGAGTTCTATGGCAAGCAGACCTCTGGAAAAAAAGTGGTTCAGGCGTTATCGAAAATTTTAGTCTTTACCATGTCCGGGTTATCGATCTATGCGCTGATCTCCTTCTTCTTGGTTATGTTTGATGATCATAATCAATACTTGCGTCAATATTGGATCTGGCTTATCGGCGGCGGATTATACTTCCCGATTGTTTTTTGTCTAAGTATTTTCGGAAAGGGAGAATATCTGGGGGATTTAAAAAGTTCTCACCGACTTGAGTTGATCGGAACTTCCTTCCTTGAATGGACCGGTGTATTAATCAGCTTCCTTTCAACAGGGTTCCTAATGGGGATTCAGGTTAGTATTCGTGATGTTGTTCCGTTATTTATCGCTGCGACGGTAATCGGAATTGCTTCCATGATTCCAGGAGAATTAGGTAGTTTTGACTTAATGATGATCATTGGATTGTCTGCTTTAGGAACACCAAGAGAAACCGTCGTTGCATGGTTGTTGCTCTTCCGACTATTTTATTACTTGGTTCCTTTTGCCATTGGACTTATTTTATTTTTCAAAAACCTTGGGACTACGATCAATACACGCTACAAAGGAATTCCTGTTGGTCTATTACGAGAGCTGGCTCATAAGCTTGAAAGTTTCTTGCTTTACTTCACAGGGATCATGCTTGTTTTATCAGCAACTATTCCTGAAGCCTTTATAAGGCTGCCCTTTCTTCAAAAGCTTAATCCGATACACTCTCGAGTAATTGTTGTTTTTCCAGCAATTTTATTAGGATTCTTATTGATCGTTTCTGGTCGAGGAATTTCTGCACGGGTAAAACGTGCCTACTTCCCTACCATTATTATCGTGACATTGACCTTCTTGTATTCACTACTTGCAGGATTTCGTTTTTCTACCGGCTTCTTCCTTGCACTAGTTTTATTAGTTGTTATTTTTTCTAAGAATGAATTGTTCAGGGAGCAGCTTGTTTATTCTGCGGAGTGGATGACCATTGATGGCCTTATTATGGGTGGACTCACCTTCTTGTACATCATCATCGGTGTCTATAACAGTCCTAAAATCCATCATCGCCATCGTCTACCGGAATTTTTCCTATTCCCTAGTGAACAAATTTGGGTCGTAGGATTTGTGGCGATTTTGATTGTAGCGTTCATTATACTTTTATTGATTCGTTTCCTAAAAAATAAGCGCACGCAAATCGGTGAACCTTTAGATGAAGCACGTGTCCAGCATATTTTAGAAACCTACGGAGGCAATCCAGATAGTCAATTGGTCTTTTTAAAAGACAAAAAAGTTTTTTATTACAATGATGGCGAAGAGGATACTGTCTTCTTCCAATTATCGACTTTTAATAACAAAATTTTAGTTATGGGTGATCCTTCCGGAAAAAATGAGGATTTTGTTGCTGCGACAGAGGCCTTGATAAACGAGGTTGACCGGTTCAATTACTTACCTGTTTTTTATGAGAATAGTGAAGAGATGGTCATGATCCTTCATGAGTTTGGCTATGATTTTATTAAGTTCGGTGAGCGAGCACATGTTCATTTACCTGATTTTACTTTGAGCGGAAAGAAGATGAAGGGACAGCGCTCTGGTTTCAATAAGGTTCTTAAAGAGGGGTATCAATTTGATGTCCTTACTCCCCCGTTTTCGGATGAAACAATGAAGACGTTGCGGGCAATCTCCGATGAATGGCTCAATGGTCGTAAAGAAAAAGGATTCTCTTTAGGCTTCTTCTCAGAAGACTATTTGCAACGTGCCCCAATCGCGGTCATAAAAAATAGCGATAAAGAAATCGTAGCCTTTGCGAATTTTATGCCGACCTATACAGATTCTATAGGGACCATCGACTTAATGAGACACAGCCCTGAGAAAGCACCTGGCGGAACGATGGATTTTCTTTTTATCAATTTATTTCAATATATGCGTGATGAAATGGGAATCGAGTATTTTGATTTAGGTATGGCTCCTTTAGCAAATGTCGGTACTTCTCGTAAAAGCTTCACGCAAGAACGGATCGCTTATTTAGTCTATAATTTCGGATCGCGCTTCTATTCATTCGGCGGACTTAAAGAATACAAAGATAAATATGCGAACGAATGGATTCCAGAATATGTATTGTATTCACGTGATAGCTGGATCGGCTACGTAATGATTGCTTTACTAATTACGGATAATGCGCCTGTGCAAGAGGATAAAAAATATCGCGGATTCCGACGTTTTACTTTTAGAGATTAG
- a CDS encoding plasmid pRiA4b ORF-3 family protein has protein sequence MDKLDKLFDRMTKDMVYYFIAGGLAEPDGLIRTVEFFLNFVDKGRLSGKLLDEELVKEALIHHLPNHMPLYIDESFYAYQMLLDLYYALYNERIITKEECKEMQYVIYLNKTAFLSRMSNPNYWSKNKLAVMDEWREGNFDIEEPYNLDNYNIDETVKKEVPNNILEFPRQSAAVKTQTSYVVRVDLKGYRPRIWRRLKIPASISYEQLHEILQIAFGWEDCHLHSFFVDKKIMIGPSDLEMVQFAEEQRLIDEDFKNKKTISYLYDFGCDWQHQLVIEKILEEAPVEYAICMKAKGETPAEDSRGNESWKAFDIADINKELKKKR, from the coding sequence ATGGATAAATTGGACAAGCTGTTTGATCGAATGACCAAAGATATGGTGTACTATTTTATTGCTGGAGGACTTGCTGAACCGGACGGTCTTATTCGCACGGTAGAATTCTTTTTAAACTTTGTTGATAAAGGAAGGCTCAGTGGGAAATTGCTAGATGAAGAACTCGTTAAAGAAGCTTTGATCCATCATTTGCCGAACCATATGCCGCTATATATCGATGAAAGTTTTTATGCTTATCAAATGCTGCTAGACCTTTATTACGCATTGTATAATGAAAGAATTATTACCAAAGAGGAATGTAAAGAAATGCAATACGTTATTTATCTCAATAAAACAGCGTTTCTATCTCGTATGAGCAACCCTAACTATTGGTCAAAAAACAAATTGGCAGTCATGGATGAATGGCGTGAAGGAAATTTTGATATTGAAGAGCCTTACAATTTAGATAATTATAATATAGATGAAACGGTAAAAAAAGAAGTTCCGAACAATATCTTAGAGTTTCCCAGACAAAGTGCTGCTGTTAAAACACAAACTAGTTATGTCGTACGTGTGGATCTCAAAGGGTATCGACCTCGAATCTGGCGACGCTTAAAAATTCCTGCGAGCATTTCTTATGAGCAGTTACATGAGATTTTGCAGATTGCATTTGGTTGGGAAGATTGTCATTTGCATAGCTTTTTTGTAGACAAGAAAATAATGATTGGTCCTAGTGATTTAGAGATGGTGCAATTTGCGGAAGAGCAGCGATTGATCGATGAAGATTTTAAAAATAAGAAAACAATCAGTTATCTTTATGATTTTGGTTGCGATTGGCAACACCAGCTGGTTATTGAAAAGATCCTTGAGGAGGCTCCCGTTGAGTATGCAATATGTATGAAGGCAAAAGGGGAGACGCCAGCTGAGGACTCACGGGGAAATGAAAGCTGGAAGGCCTTTGACATAGCCGACATCAATAAAGAATTAAAAAAGAAGAGATAA
- the rpoD gene encoding RNA polymerase sigma factor RpoD: MADVKNNKEYQKALTAFIKEKKPLGQVVYDELTNRMATPYELGAEAMDELIQKIEDAGISVVDENGEPSKASLKRNEKTVKEAQKEDLSAPTGVKINDPVRMYLKEIGRVSLLTAEEEVELALLIEQGDQEAKQRLAEANLRLVVSIAKRYVGRGMQFLDLIQEGNMGLMKAVEKFDYRKGFKFSTYATWWIRQAITRAIADQARTIRIPVHMVETINKLIRVQRQLLQDLGREPTPEEIGAEMDLPTEKVREILKIAQEPVSLETPIGEEDDSHLGDFIEDQEATSPAEHAASEMLKEQLEDVLDTLTDREENVLRLRFGLDDGRTRTLEEVGRVFGVTRERIRQIEAKALRKLRHPSRSKQLKDFLE; encoded by the coding sequence ATGGCAGATGTAAAAAATAACAAAGAGTACCAAAAAGCTTTAACAGCCTTCATTAAGGAGAAAAAACCACTAGGACAGGTAGTTTATGACGAACTAACTAACCGTATGGCGACTCCTTACGAGTTAGGTGCAGAAGCGATGGATGAATTGATTCAAAAAATCGAAGATGCTGGAATCAGCGTTGTAGATGAAAATGGTGAACCTTCTAAGGCGAGTTTGAAACGAAACGAAAAAACAGTAAAAGAAGCTCAAAAAGAAGATTTATCAGCCCCAACAGGTGTTAAAATTAACGATCCAGTTCGTATGTATTTGAAAGAAATTGGTCGTGTATCGTTATTGACGGCTGAAGAAGAAGTAGAACTTGCTTTGTTGATCGAACAAGGAGATCAAGAAGCAAAACAACGTCTAGCGGAAGCTAACTTACGTTTAGTTGTAAGTATTGCCAAACGTTATGTTGGTCGTGGCATGCAATTTCTTGATTTGATTCAAGAAGGAAATATGGGTCTGATGAAGGCTGTTGAAAAATTTGACTACCGTAAAGGATTCAAATTCTCAACTTATGCTACTTGGTGGATTCGCCAAGCGATTACTCGCGCGATTGCCGACCAAGCTCGGACGATTCGTATCCCGGTTCACATGGTTGAAACTATTAATAAATTGATCCGTGTTCAACGTCAATTGTTGCAAGATTTAGGACGCGAACCAACACCAGAGGAAATCGGTGCCGAAATGGACTTGCCGACTGAAAAAGTTCGCGAAATACTAAAGATTGCTCAAGAGCCTGTTTCTCTAGAAACGCCGATTGGTGAAGAAGATGACTCGCATTTAGGAGACTTTATCGAAGACCAAGAAGCAACAAGCCCTGCTGAGCATGCGGCATCAGAAATGTTAAAAGAACAATTAGAAGATGTATTAGATACATTGACTGATCGTGAAGAAAACGTATTGCGTTTGCGTTTTGGCTTAGATGATGGCAGAACTCGGACTTTGGAAGAAGTTGGACGCGTATTTGGAGTTACACGTGAGCGTATTCGACAAATCGAAGCAAAAGCATTACGTAAGTTACGCCACCCATCACGTTCAAAACAGTTGAAAGACTTTTTAGAATAG
- the dnaG gene encoding DNA primase: MAQRIPQHVIDEVREKTNIVEVIGQYVQLKKSGKNYLGLCPFHEEKTPSFSVAEDKQIFHCFGCGKGGNVYTFLQELEGISFPEAVKKVADLEQIPLGIEISNEPISQTSTGQQQLIALHERTRDLYHHLLVNTKVGETALSYLHERGLSDELINEFKIGFAPSQRDFLVQIAQQDKVSADLMERSGLFIRREDGSFSDRFYQRVMFPLNDFRGKPIGFSGRILKTEEYPGDDQPKYLNSPETELFNKRQVLFNFDKARNEIRKQGEAILFEGFMDVLAAWQADIKIGLASMGTSLTEQQIASIERITGQVVISYDGDDPGQAATDRALSILDAHSRLGLSVVTVPEKLDPDEYLRKYGVTELQNLLQHGRQTPFAFKMHYRKKGLNLENEADRLNYLDVVMQDLAKVQSPVEQDLYLGQLANDFHLTRESLKQQLQMVRQTIRTERRQQQTVPSPAPVQSVRRVVTKEEKAERMLLYRSMNESSVREQLVQTDFQFIHDHYQELLLYLDSYMMVHGNFILADFLNYLKENEMKQLAIDISMISMSEDSNEREIYDLMRVISQSGIAEEIKQRRKEQLEARKSGNQQRELELTIQIIELTKRLKQA, encoded by the coding sequence TTGGCGCAAAGAATTCCCCAACATGTTATTGATGAGGTTCGTGAAAAAACAAATATTGTCGAAGTCATTGGTCAATATGTTCAGCTGAAAAAGTCTGGTAAAAATTATCTAGGCCTTTGTCCATTTCACGAAGAGAAGACTCCATCATTTTCAGTTGCAGAAGATAAGCAGATTTTTCATTGTTTTGGGTGCGGTAAAGGTGGAAATGTTTATACCTTTTTGCAAGAACTGGAAGGCATCAGTTTTCCGGAAGCTGTAAAAAAAGTTGCGGACTTAGAACAAATTCCGCTAGGTATTGAAATATCAAATGAACCGATCAGTCAAACCTCAACAGGACAGCAGCAACTGATTGCCTTGCATGAGCGGACACGCGACTTGTATCATCATTTGCTAGTGAACACAAAAGTAGGAGAAACGGCGTTGAGCTATCTCCATGAACGTGGATTAAGCGATGAGTTGATCAATGAATTCAAAATCGGTTTTGCACCTAGCCAAAGAGATTTTCTCGTGCAAATTGCGCAGCAGGATAAAGTGAGTGCTGATTTGATGGAACGCAGTGGGCTGTTTATTCGACGTGAAGACGGCAGTTTCAGTGATCGATTTTATCAAAGAGTCATGTTTCCATTGAATGATTTCCGCGGAAAGCCGATCGGATTTTCCGGTCGGATACTAAAAACCGAGGAGTATCCCGGGGACGATCAGCCAAAATATTTAAACTCCCCTGAAACGGAACTATTTAATAAACGTCAAGTTCTTTTTAACTTTGATAAAGCGCGAAATGAAATTCGGAAACAGGGCGAAGCAATTTTATTCGAGGGGTTCATGGATGTCTTAGCGGCTTGGCAAGCGGACATAAAAATTGGTTTGGCCTCTATGGGAACCAGCTTGACTGAACAACAAATTGCCTCCATCGAACGAATAACAGGGCAAGTAGTGATCAGTTATGACGGTGATGATCCCGGACAGGCAGCCACTGACCGAGCCTTGTCGATTTTAGATGCACACAGCAGGCTAGGACTTTCAGTCGTCACTGTACCAGAAAAACTCGATCCGGATGAGTACTTGCGGAAATACGGTGTGACTGAATTGCAAAATTTATTGCAGCATGGTCGTCAAACGCCCTTCGCATTCAAGATGCATTATCGAAAAAAAGGATTAAACTTAGAGAATGAAGCGGATCGATTGAATTACTTGGATGTCGTGATGCAGGATTTAGCAAAAGTACAATCACCTGTCGAACAAGATTTATATCTAGGCCAGTTGGCAAACGACTTTCATTTAACAAGAGAGAGTTTGAAGCAGCAATTGCAGATGGTTCGGCAAACGATTCGTACAGAACGACGGCAACAACAGACAGTTCCTTCTCCAGCACCCGTTCAATCGGTTAGGAGAGTCGTAACAAAAGAAGAAAAAGCCGAAAGGATGCTGCTATACCGTAGTATGAATGAGAGTTCAGTTCGCGAGCAGCTGGTCCAGACGGATTTCCAATTCATTCATGATCATTATCAAGAATTGCTTCTTTACTTAGATAGTTATATGATGGTTCATGGAAATTTTATTTTAGCGGATTTTCTGAACTATTTGAAAGAGAACGAGATGAAGCAGTTAGCCATCGACATCTCTATGATATCCATGTCAGAAGATAGTAACGAACGGGAAATTTATGATCTGATGCGTGTGATTTCTCAATCTGGCATTGCTGAAGAAATAAAACAACGACGAAAAGAGCAGCTTGAGGCCAGGAAAAGCGGAAATCAACAGCGGGAACTAGAACTAACCATTCAAATTATCGAATTGACAAAACGCTTGAAACAAGCCTAG
- a CDS encoding cell division site-positioning protein MapZ family protein, giving the protein MQKCPNCGHEPVDGCTTCPKCGFSLQLNDQLNTENITDKNDTIEWSELADMPIESVQKMFKDNEEKMKEEHSKETEETPELNPILAQYIREHKDSLEEQDESNNEMTEDTVVDNEENTDETQLSNEETEEAPSESSLSPDPIPEYAESEEDAEEVEAMPLTEDASIEESSEAIEEERTIEPETDSDKHSTIPVESTEAGNGGNIPPEAPRSTGDPQKKGGKKRYITLAAIVVLGVGGGYYYQHEKKVEAQQIATVKKENKALDSIEASIAGYYTNEKQTFIAADKLDLNTSKIDEELAGYKDNKRYDKLKKEYNELVEKQKAEKSVNQLFTEAAINGDKVTDKPLLKSAEPVTLTVDTGDQEFDQLMNQAINNAKDQYTKIEAAKKATDGLLKDGNVIDSVNRDQYNSANEAVKVVANQSLVQTQKDELAKVDQTLKEKEKKAAEEKAAAEKAAQEKAEQEKAAQEAQNSNSSSASNQAGDTSSDAYAWAPGVKEKVIQTCISRGYIVDGGYSLEPVKVENGEGYYNLYATSNRASLTKGYSNSDLPMYLVTINCKTGWFKGNGPN; this is encoded by the coding sequence TTGCAAAAATGCCCTAACTGTGGTCATGAACCAGTCGATGGATGCACGACTTGTCCGAAGTGTGGCTTTTCATTACAGTTAAACGATCAATTAAATACTGAAAATATTACTGATAAAAATGATACGATAGAGTGGTCAGAACTAGCGGATATGCCCATTGAATCTGTGCAGAAAATGTTTAAGGATAACGAGGAAAAAATGAAAGAAGAACATTCTAAAGAAACTGAAGAAACACCTGAATTGAATCCGATTTTGGCACAGTACATTCGTGAGCACAAAGATAGTCTGGAAGAACAAGACGAATCTAACAACGAGATGACAGAAGATACTGTAGTCGACAATGAAGAAAATACGGATGAGACCCAGCTTTCTAATGAAGAAACAGAAGAAGCACCTTCTGAGTCAAGCCTATCACCAGATCCCATTCCAGAATATGCAGAGTCGGAAGAAGACGCTGAGGAAGTCGAAGCGATGCCCTTAACTGAGGATGCCTCAATTGAGGAATCTTCGGAAGCTATCGAAGAAGAACGCACGATTGAGCCTGAGACCGATTCAGATAAACATTCTACGATTCCAGTTGAGTCAACTGAAGCTGGTAATGGAGGTAATATTCCCCCAGAGGCACCCCGTTCTACAGGTGATCCTCAAAAAAAAGGCGGAAAAAAGCGGTACATCACTTTAGCAGCGATTGTCGTGCTAGGTGTTGGTGGCGGCTATTATTATCAGCATGAAAAAAAGGTAGAAGCACAACAAATCGCTACCGTTAAAAAAGAAAATAAGGCGCTTGATTCAATTGAAGCGAGCATTGCAGGATATTACACCAATGAGAAGCAGACATTTATTGCGGCTGATAAATTGGACCTCAATACTAGTAAAATAGATGAAGAGTTGGCTGGATACAAAGACAATAAGCGCTATGATAAGCTGAAAAAAGAATACAATGAGCTAGTAGAAAAACAGAAAGCTGAAAAATCTGTGAATCAATTATTTACAGAAGCAGCAATTAATGGAGATAAGGTCACTGACAAGCCATTATTGAAATCTGCCGAACCTGTCACTCTCACTGTTGATACTGGAGATCAAGAATTTGATCAATTAATGAACCAAGCAATCAATAATGCAAAAGATCAATACACGAAAATTGAAGCGGCAAAAAAAGCAACCGATGGTTTACTTAAAGATGGAAACGTTATTGATTCAGTAAATCGTGATCAATACAATTCGGCGAATGAGGCTGTTAAAGTCGTGGCTAATCAGTCACTAGTTCAGACGCAAAAGGATGAACTGGCAAAAGTAGATCAGACGCTAAAAGAAAAAGAGAAAAAAGCAGCGGAAGAGAAAGCGGCAGCAGAAAAGGCCGCTCAAGAAAAGGCAGAACAAGAAAAAGCTGCCCAAGAAGCTCAAAATAGCAATTCTTCATCCGCGTCCAATCAAGCCGGAGATACAAGCAGTGATGCTTATGCTTGGGCACCTGGAGTGAAAGAAAAGGTAATCCAAACCTGTATTTCACGTGGCTATATAGTTGATGGCGGTTATAGCTTGGAACCTGTAAAGGTTGAGAACGGAGAAGGGTATTACAATCTATATGCCACTTCTAACCGAGCGTCACTGACGAAGGGCTATTCCAATTCTGATTTGCCGATGTATTTAGTAACCATCAACTGCAAGACAGGATGGTTCAAAGGGAACGGACCAAACTAA
- a CDS encoding alpha/beta fold hydrolase — translation MKNEKKIAHMSDNTEIYYEKYGEGPALFLLHGNGGSGRYFSKQLNSFSKHFNVYVVDSRGHGRSTNTQKETSFHLMANDLAEIMDQEDLDHADFLGFSDGANLAMVFARLYPEKVDHLILNAGNTVPSGVRAIPHLLSYIQYAIVWIGAFFDSGMRNFLPILRLLFRDIGLTTEDLNQIQAPTLVIVGKHDSIKTQHSMYIARSIPNASFAIVSGQGHMFARRNPGRFNQEVLQFLIEKE, via the coding sequence GTGAAGAATGAGAAAAAAATTGCTCACATGAGTGATAATACTGAAATTTATTATGAAAAATATGGCGAAGGTCCCGCACTTTTTCTACTGCATGGCAACGGCGGCAGCGGAAGGTATTTTTCTAAGCAATTAAATAGTTTCAGTAAACATTTTAATGTTTATGTTGTAGACAGCCGCGGCCATGGGCGCTCAACAAATACCCAAAAAGAAACAAGTTTTCATTTGATGGCAAACGATCTTGCTGAGATCATGGATCAGGAGGATCTGGACCATGCGGATTTCTTAGGTTTCAGTGATGGTGCAAATTTGGCGATGGTCTTTGCACGATTGTACCCGGAAAAAGTTGATCATCTAATTTTGAACGCAGGCAACACCGTACCCAGCGGCGTAAGGGCGATTCCTCATCTATTGAGCTATATTCAATATGCCATTGTTTGGATCGGTGCCTTTTTCGATTCTGGCATGCGGAATTTTTTGCCGATCTTGCGTTTGCTTTTCCGTGATATTGGGTTAACCACTGAAGACTTAAATCAAATCCAAGCCCCTACGTTGGTCATCGTTGGGAAGCACGATTCTATTAAAACGCAGCATTCTATGTATATTGCTCGTTCGATTCCAAATGCAAGTTTTGCGATCGTATCTGGGCAAGGACATATGTTTGCGCGTAGGAATCCGGGGCGATTTAATCAGGAAGTCTTACAATTTCTAATTGAGAAGGAGTGA
- a CDS encoding lysozyme family protein — MLKLIGKILKVILTFAILVTLAIAGLFAFRTYTTTKTINSHREDVQLLADQAGVGNYTDVILGIMYTESKGKGTDLMQSSESAYGSRGKILSQQESIESGVKHFAESYQQAKAAGCDLDTAIQAYNFGTKYIQFVKERGGKNSVELAEEYSRDVLSPGYGNDQQHTYRYMQMQSIMYNGGYLYQNGGNMFYAEIVQMNKRFITFFQRFENS, encoded by the coding sequence ATGTTGAAATTAATTGGAAAAATTTTAAAAGTAATTCTTACATTTGCGATTCTTGTTACTCTTGCAATAGCTGGACTATTTGCATTTCGAACATATACGACAACAAAGACAATCAATAGCCATCGAGAAGATGTGCAGCTTCTAGCTGATCAAGCAGGTGTAGGGAACTACACGGATGTTATTTTGGGAATCATGTACACGGAATCTAAAGGAAAAGGAACCGATTTGATGCAAAGTTCTGAAAGTGCCTATGGGAGCCGAGGAAAGATTTTGAGCCAACAAGAAAGTATCGAAAGCGGCGTGAAACACTTTGCCGAAAGCTATCAACAGGCAAAAGCGGCTGGTTGTGATCTGGATACGGCGATTCAAGCGTACAATTTCGGAACAAAATACATTCAATTCGTGAAAGAGCGTGGTGGAAAAAATAGCGTTGAACTTGCAGAAGAATACTCGCGAGATGTTCTTTCACCGGGGTATGGCAATGACCAGCAACACACGTATCGTTACATGCAAATGCAGTCGATAATGTACAATGGAGGTTATTTATATCAAAATGGCGGAAACATGTTCTACGCAGAAATTGTGCAAATGAACAAACGATTCATTACATTCTTTCAAAGGTTTGAAAATAGTTAA
- the dnaJ gene encoding molecular chaperone DnaJ, with the protein MATKRDYYEVLGVQKGASDDEIKKAYRKLSKQYHPDINKEADAEEKFKEISEAYEILSDPQKRAAYDQYGHAGTDPNFGAGGAGGFGGAGGFGGAGGFGFEDIFESFFGGGGGRQADPKAPRQGADLQYSINLEFEEAIFGVEKDIKYNREETCHTCHGNGAKPGTQPEVCHKCHGSGSINVEHQTPLGRVMSRQTCDVCHGTGKEIKDPCPTCHGSGHEKRPHTVKVKVPAGVEDGQQMRLADQGEAGVNGGPYGDLYVVFKVKQSDIFDRDGGEIYYTLPLSFVQAALGDEVNVPTVHGDVKLKVPAGTQTGAKFRLRGKGAPRLRGNTNGDQQVTVKIITPKNLNEKQRDALRAFAEAGGQTVSEQKEEGFFGKVKDAFGGKK; encoded by the coding sequence ATGGCTACAAAACGGGATTATTACGAAGTCCTTGGGGTACAAAAAGGTGCTTCGGATGATGAAATAAAAAAAGCATATCGTAAGCTTTCCAAGCAATACCATCCGGATATCAATAAAGAAGCCGATGCTGAGGAAAAGTTTAAAGAGATTTCTGAAGCTTATGAGATTTTAAGCGATCCGCAAAAACGTGCGGCATACGATCAATACGGCCATGCGGGAACAGATCCAAATTTTGGAGCTGGAGGAGCAGGCGGTTTTGGCGGTGCTGGTGGTTTCGGAGGAGCAGGCGGTTTTGGATTTGAGGATATTTTTGAATCTTTCTTTGGTGGTGGCGGCGGACGTCAAGCAGATCCTAAAGCACCAAGACAAGGGGCAGATTTACAATATTCAATCAACCTTGAATTCGAAGAAGCTATTTTCGGTGTGGAAAAAGACATTAAATACAACCGTGAAGAAACGTGTCATACGTGTCACGGAAATGGGGCAAAACCTGGCACGCAACCAGAAGTTTGTCATAAATGTCATGGTTCTGGTTCAATTAACGTTGAACACCAAACACCACTTGGACGTGTAATGAGCCGTCAAACATGTGATGTGTGTCATGGAACAGGGAAAGAAATCAAAGATCCTTGTCCAACGTGTCATGGTTCCGGTCATGAGAAGCGTCCTCATACAGTCAAGGTAAAAGTACCTGCCGGTGTGGAAGACGGCCAACAAATGCGATTAGCGGATCAAGGCGAAGCTGGAGTAAATGGTGGACCATACGGAGATTTGTATGTTGTCTTTAAAGTGAAACAAAGTGACATCTTCGACCGTGATGGCGGAGAAATTTACTACACCTTGCCGTTGAGTTTTGTCCAAGCGGCTCTAGGGGATGAAGTCAATGTCCCTACCGTTCATGGAGATGTTAAATTGAAAGTACCTGCGGGCACACAAACAGGTGCTAAATTTAGACTCCGCGGAAAAGGCGCTCCGAGACTTCGTGGAAATACGAATGGCGATCAACAAGTAACGGTGAAAATCATTACACCTAAAAACTTGAATGAGAAGCAGCGTGATGCGCTACGTGCATTTGCTGAAGCAGGCGGGCAAACAGTAAGCGAACAAAAAGAAGAAGGTTTCTTTGGCAAAGTGAAAGATGCCTTTGGTGGAAAAAAATAA